Part of the Bacillus sp. THAF10 genome is shown below.
AAAATACCCTTAGCGAATTCACTTTCGATATACGCCTTTGCTGATTCAATCGAAAGATACTGGGGTATCCGAATAACAGTGAGATTGACCTTATCCTTGACAGTAAGTTCCTTGAAACCCTTATTTGCTTTGTTTACAGTTGATTTAATGCGATCTAATTCATATTTTTTGTCAATTTTAGATGCTGCAGTGAATGAATAACTTGGCATATTAATCGAGAAACCTTTTGCATATGAAGGTATAGGATTCTTACCAGAAAGAAATGTATTTTCACCATAAATAAAATACTCAGGCACAATTATAGAAGATCTTAAACATTTCTTAATGTATTCCTTTGAAGGAAGCTCAGAATGAATTTTATTAATTTCTGCAACAAAAAAGGACCCATTTAATCTTAAACTTTGCGTTGCTTTTACAAAATTGTTTTTTAATTTACTTACTTCCTGTAGAAAAATTTTGTGCTTTTGAGAAGATTGAACTACTTTACACGAAACTTGGATTTGTGTTCCTTTTGGAGTTATCACGTCAAGATCATACCCTACTGCCGATGGCGGTAATAAGTTTACCTTATTGCCCCCTTCTATAAACAGATTGCTTACTAGAAGTTCAAATAAGTATCCCAAATAATTTGCCGATTGTTTCCCCAAAAATTCTTTCTTTTTACCCTCAAAAGCATCTCGTTTAGTTCCTTGATCACGCAGTTTTAGTATGGTATTACCAATCAAATACAATTCAGTATCAGAAGCCCATCCAGAACTTTGCCATATCTTTTGTATAGGGTGCTGGATTCTCTTTTGATTTAACCAATTTTTAGACAGCCACCATTGACACGCTCCATAAGCTTTGATTAGCTCTCTTTTTGGGATACTACTCTGTAGAGTAATCCCCCTTTTTTCAGTCAACTTTATAAATTGCATTTGTTTCACTCCAGTTTCTTGGATGAATAAGTTTACACACAATATAATTATATGTTTTTAACCATAGCACCCCTTCGTAATACACCACACGTAGTTAAATAAAAGGCAAAAAATAGACGAGAGTAGTAATACTCTCATCTATTCTCATAAACTTTTTAATTAATAATCTATTGATCTTTGATTCTATCAATTACGTGTTATCTTCTATTTAATATGCTCAACTAGTCTTTGTTTTAATGATGCTAATTTATCACTTAATTTTTCTTTGTCATCGTTGGCATGACATACCCTAAAGAATTTTATCACATCAGAAGGTTTTGCTATTCTTCCTTGAACACAATATGTACAAAAATCTTCAACGGTATCTTGTTCTATAAATATATCGCGTTCTATGTCCGTAGAATATACCAGAATTTTTTCATCTTCAATAACTTCACGAATCTCATAATCGTTACTGTTTATGATGTTTGCTGAGATTAATTGTGCCAAAGCTAACGAATGTATTTCACCTAAATTACTACTTGTTTTTGGTATTCTTTTTTGTGCTTCTTTTTTCGTCTTTAAATTTTCAAATCCTTCGCTAGCATTATTGACATATTTCCAATACAATGTTTTTTGATTATTTGGTAAGCAAGTTTGATCATTGTGATCAAACAAATTCCACCCTCTTTTTTTTATTTCTGCAATAATTGCTTTTTGTTCTGTCTCAATCCTAAATTCATTAACTACTTCAATATGAACGAAAATTTCCTCATAAACTTCATCTATCCAATCATAAACATTGCATTTTCTAAAATCTAATGCATTCATTAGTATATTTGTATCGACAATCACTTTTCCAGCTCTTATAGTCACTTATCTTTACCTCTAGCCTCAAATAACATATCAAGAGAAAAGTCATCATCATCCTCATCTTCTAAATCCTCAAGAATTTGTTTTGCGATAGCTGAACGTTTTTCCGCATATTCTTTTGATTTTTCTGGAGATACATCGGCTAATTTTTTAGAGGCTTCAAGATAATTTAGCTCTCCATTTTCCAGTTCTTGAGCAATTCGTTCTTCGTAATCAGTAAACCTATTGATAGGCAAATGTCTGTCTAAAGGACTTTCTACAATATTTAGCTCAGCACGCATATTAATCCAATCTTCCTCTGAATACTCTGCAAGGCTTTTATTAGTCGTCAAATTTAGCTCCACTAGTCTCTTGGCTACTGCTACATACGGAGCGGATGAGATATCTGCTATACGAATCACCATTTTTTTTTCATCAATATCATTTTTACTAGTTTGACTATAGGATCTTACTAGGGAACGAACCAACGACTCTGGAAGCATTAAAGCTGCTGCAAATCTTTCTGCAGACCTTTCATGATCTATATCATCTTTTACCATTTCATGTATATCTAATACATGCCACAATTCATGAGAAGCAGTAAAATACCTTAACCTTAATGATTTTTTTGTATTTAATAGTACATACTTTCTATTCCCTCTATCTATAGTAATGGTAGCCCCATAAAATTCGGGATCTTCAATAACTTTGTAAACGACTGAAGCTAACTCTTCAATTTTTGTTTCTATACTTGAGCCTATAAATATTTCTGCACCAAAATGTTCACTAAGCACTTGAAGGGCAAATGCCTCACCTACCCGGTCTGCATTACTTACTGGTTGATACCCCATTTTTATTAACCCTTTATCCCTTTTTTAAAAATTTCGTTTGCATAGTATATTTCATCATCTTTTAAACAGGAAAAAATAACATTATTTAATGCACTTTCTCCCTCTCTGGTGGAAATTTTCCCTCTTAGTTGAACTGAGTACCCTCTTTTCTTCTTCTCTTCATTTAATAATTCTTCAACCGAAATACCGAGTACATCTGAAACCTGCAAAATTCGTTCAGAAGTAAATGTCCTTGCTCCGCTAAGCAAATGCTGTACTAATGACTTACTAACCTTCAACTCATTTGCTAACCAACTATAAGATTTATCATTTTCTTTTAACCAATTCCTTAAATAATCAGCTACTACTGAACTAATATTCATCTTTTTCACCTCTAATTTATAGAACATGTTTTTTAGATATAAAAACACTCCATTCACTTACAGTATACAATATTTAAATTAAATT
Proteins encoded:
- a CDS encoding ImmA/IrrE family metallo-endopeptidase, translating into MGYQPVSNADRVGEAFALQVLSEHFGAEIFIGSSIETKIEELASVVYKVIEDPEFYGATITIDRGNRKYVLLNTKKSLRLRYFTASHELWHVLDIHEMVKDDIDHERSAERFAAALMLPESLVRSLVRSYSQTSKNDIDEKKMVIRIADISSAPYVAVAKRLVELNLTTNKSLAEYSEEDWINMRAELNIVESPLDRHLPINRFTDYEERIAQELENGELNYLEASKKLADVSPEKSKEYAEKRSAIAKQILEDLEDEDDDDFSLDMLFEARGKDK
- a CDS encoding helix-turn-helix domain-containing protein; translated protein: MFYKLEVKKMNISSVVADYLRNWLKENDKSYSWLANELKVSKSLVQHLLSGARTFTSERILQVSDVLGISVEELLNEEKKKRGYSVQLRGKISTREGESALNNVIFSCLKDDEIYYANEIFKKGIKG